Part of the Candidatus Brocadia sinica JPN1 genome, GAATTGTGAAACAACTTATCCTTCAATTACTACTGTTTTAAGGCAGGAGAGAAGTATTTGGCTGTGTTTTGTACAACCCTTTATGTTTCTATCTTTTATGCAGGTAAACTTGAGCCCGTTTAAGAAAGAGGAACGCAACCCAACTTTCTGCCTACTTTTACGACCATACCTCATCCAAAGCAGATATAAATAAACCGTTCAACTGATCTGTTGAGCGTTGATCTGTATCATCTGTAAATTGTTTGCCTTCAAATCGTTCAATTTCCCTGTCTATAAAATTACTTATTACCGGAATACGAGGTCCGTAATCTAATTCTTCACCCTGCTCTTTAGATTTTATCAGTTTTTCGATCTCCTGTTTCAATTCCCCCGAGTTAAAGAGTTGATTGACCATTACCCTAAACTCCGTTGGTACAACACCCCACCCTCTTTCAAGCCAGTTGATAGCCAATATGGGGCGAAGCACGTAAAAATACTTTTTTATCCAAACCTGTTCTCCTCTCAGATATTCACGATAGTTGCCGCGCGCCATATGCAAGTAATGATACATGCATGTTTTTGGGGAATAATAGGTCTCTACCAATTGACTCATCTGTGTGACAGTTGAATACTTTTCCCAATAAACGATTGGCGAACCCAGCCATTCTATAAGCGGCGGATTCGATTTGCGAAACAGCCTCAAAGCCTTGCGTAAATCCCAACCACTCAAATCTATCTGGTCATTGATCGGTCGTTCAATAACATCCCGTTTCTGTTCCAGGTCAATGGACAAGTACCAATTTTTGGGATGAAGGTATAAAAAGCGCACATCAAAATCACTATTGGTTGAAGGAAAACCCCAAGCCCGGCTTCCCGATTCACAAGCGTACAGTATTTTTACACATTCTTCGTTTTCAACATTGTTTAATCTGGTTATTATTTCTTCTTTCATATCCCGGCTTGAACCTACCGATCTTTAATTCTACTGCTACAAGACACCTCAGGAGTCTATGATAAAATAACAAATCCACTTTATAATCCTCATTGCCAACAGTCAGCTTTTGTTCTTCTCCTACAAAGGTAAAATACTTACCAAATTCGAGAAAGAATTGTTTTAAATTCCCTAGAATAGCTTTCCGTAAATCTTTCTCAACGAAATCGTCTTTTAATCCAAGAAAGTCAAAAACATATTCATCTTTAAAGTGTGCCAGAAAACCCTTTTCTTTTGTATGAGGTATTAACTTATCTGCCTTTTTGGAAAGCATAAACCTCTCGTAGAGCGATGAGTTTATCTGCCTTTCAAGTTCTCGGCGTGACCATCTCTCTTTTAGACAGGTTTTAAGATAAAATTCTTTCTCTTCTATGCTCTGAGTCTGAAACAATATTAAAAGATTATGTGTCCATGATAATTCTGTCACCAGTGGTGACAGTTTTGGATAGCCTTTATATGTTTCGTATAATTTTTTCATTCTCCAGAGGTTTTCCTTAGAAAACCCCTTCATATCAGGAAATGCTTTTTGTAAATCCTTTGCCAGTGTCTCCACAATACCTTCGCCCCACTTAGAGACCTCTATCTTCTCATGCATGCCCCTTCCTATGAGAAGATACAATTCCGTTAATTGTTTGTTAACAGCCTGGTAGGCCTTCTGTCTTGCAAAAGAAATTTCTCTTTTTAACCTGCCCAGGAATGCACTGTATTCGTTCTTTTTTATCATACAGTTTTAATATCTTGTTTGAGTATTTTGTTTATCTTCATACGAACTTCAATATTCAAAATATACTCATGAAGCAATCTATACAAATCGAAACCGGTTGCAGAGGCAGCAGACATATTGTTAATCAAGACTAATGCAACAATACCTTCATCGATGCCTTGTCCCGTTAACTTTTCATGATATTTTTCATGAGAAATGCGCTCTTTTGTAAATACAGGAAAATCTGGCTCACAATTGTGAAATTCTTTCAAAGCCTCGTATAGTAAGTCTCTGGCTTTTTTTCTTTTTGGCTTTGCTTAGTTAATGTCATAACATTACCTTTCATAAAGAGATTAAGGACAATAAATGTCAAAAATAGTGTCAGGAATTAAAACTGACGGATAAATCAAATTGTTGGGTCAAGTTGCAAACCTGAACCCGCTTTGTGTTTCAAGGTTTATTACTGATTACATCTTCATTAATTTTGCTTATAATAACTTTTACTTCTGACAAACAGATGTAAGCTTCAGATTTCCATTTTTCTATTGGCCAACGTGGTAAGCAATCAATATAAGGATCGCCCAGCAGTACAACATCAAGAAAATTAAGTTCAGAGAGTACATTAGAAATTTTTAACCATAGAGTTTCTGGAGCATATTCACGAAACTGCATCCTCATAGAACCCCAATTGCTGAAATCGGATGAATAACCATGAGCTAATAACCATGCCTCCATTGCCCACATCAGAGCAGAACCCATTTCATTACATACCCAGTTAATCATACTACCAGAATTCAAGCCATAGTTGGCATAATCAATACAGCTATTAGCTGTTTGTAACTTTTGTAAGGCTTTTTTATAAGATGATTCGCAGTTGTTTGGGTTTTTCATAAATTTCCCTTTTCAACAATCACGATTTCATCTTCCGTCAATCCATATGATTCATACACCAACTGGTCAATCAGACGGTCGGTGACGTCTATCTGGCGCTGGATGACAGTTTTGTCATGATTCGTCTTTGACGATACAAGTTGTTTGTGCAGTTCAAGCATCTGTCTAACAAGAGCAACCATATGGCCATGGTACGACTTGTCCGATGGGTTGGATGAGTTGATTGTATGAATGGGAATTTGTGAAAAATACATGGGTTTATATTCAAAATAACCTCCCTGTTTGGTAGAGGAAATCGAATGCATGACGAAATCGGCCACCCTTGAATTCAATATTCCAAGCAGGTATAAATCGTCCGTGGCAATAATAGATGTTTTGTCATTCGAATAAAAACCTGAATTATCTACGGTATATGAGGCGCTTTGCACAATAGTTGGAATAATTATCTTTGGTTTTTCAAATTCCGCATAGTAATCGCAGGCCCTTAGTTCCCACCAGTATTCGCCTTTATCATAACGCTTTTCGGCCTTTTCTTTGAATGGCAACAAATGAGTTGCTATTGATGGGTAATTTTGTTTAAACCACTTCCATGCATCTGCAAAACTGGAAGACTTTTGGCCAGTCCAACCTTTCGGGATAAGAATCAGGTAGCGCCCTTCGTCTTCTATACAATACCTCTTTACGTCTCGCCCAATTAGGAATGGCTTTATAATCTCTCTGCTTTTGGGGTCTTCAGAAATGAGCCTATTTCTTGTTTCTGCATCTATCACAAATGCCTCATTGAGTCCTGTTAAAACACCTCGATAGATTTTACCTTTTACATATTCTTTCAAAGGAATTCCGGCCTTTTTCAGCTTGTTAAGCAACGCAGCGCTTCGTTCATCTGCAAGCGACCAGCCCGTGTCATCAAGGATGGATAGTTTTACAGAATGGCGGTTTTCTTTTACATAGTCCTCCAGACTTTCAAATTCAAGTGTCTTTACCTTGACTGCGGTAAAGGCAGATGAAGGTTTACCTTTCCCGATGACAAGAATGCATGGATACGTCGTAGCTTGCTGGAATACCGGCAAGTCCCCAAAATCGACAATTTGTTCAATACATTGTCGTTTTAACCACTTTCTGAGTGGCTCACCATAATTAGCCCGCATCCACTTGTTTGCAACTATGTAGCCGAAAATCCCTTTATCCCTGAGCAACGAAACACCTTTCTCAATAAAGTACGCATAGAGATCGGCCATCCCATGGTACACAGTGTATTTACACCGGAGATATTCTTTCAGGTCGCCTAAGCCTTCCTGCCTTACGTATGGTGGATTCCCAATTACTACATCAAACCCACCATTCTCCATGATCTCAGGGAACTCGGTCTCCCAGTCGAATGGATTGATCCGGTAGCGTTCCTCGTCTGAGGCCTCCCCCTGTATCCCCCTCCGTGAGGGGGACAAAGGAGGAGGGGATGTGTTATAAAAATCTGTGCCTATGAGCGAGTTGCCACACTTGATGTTGTTGCCGAGATCAGGCAGGGCACGTTCGTGGAAGAGTTTGAGTTGTCTTACAATAGTTTGCTCGGACTCGCCTTCCAGCACCTTCAAAAGGAGGGACAGCTTGGTTACCTCTACGGCCTGTAGGTCGATGTCCACACCATAGATGTTGTTGAGCAGGATGCGCTTGCGCTCGGCGGTGGTTAGACGCCAGTCACCACCCATGCCCTGGTATAATGTTGGAGAGCGTCCGGTTGACCATTTCTCAGGGCCATCAGCTACGTACCAGTCACAATGCCAGTCAAGCAGATATTTATAAGCACCCAGGAGAAAAGAGCCGGAGCCGCAGGCAGGGTCGAGGATTTTTAGGTTGGATACCTGTTTTGGATTTTTGAACACACCCCTAGCCCCTCTCAAGAGGGGAATAGAAAATCCCCTCCCGGGAGGGGATTTAGGGGTGGGTAAATCCCCTCGTGTTTTCCCGTAAGCGGGCGAGACAACCCCACCCTGACCCTTCCCGCAAACAGGGAGGGAAATATTTTTCCCCCTGTTTTCTGGGGAAGTAAAGGGGGGAACAAGGCGGCCAACGGTATTCTTTACGATGTAATCAACGATATAGATCGGTGTGTAGTAAACTCCTCCTGCCTTCTTGACCTCAGGCTTGTCCTCCACCACCGCGCGATGACCAGCCGTAAGGCGGATTACCTTGCCCAGGAATTGCTCGTAGACCTGACCAAGAATGTCGGCAGAGAGGACGGAGAATTCGTACGGGCTATCGGGATAGTACAGATTTTTGATGATATCCTTGAGTACGCCGTCGTCAATGGTCAAGCTCGGCGTGAGGGTATCAGGAAATTCAGAACGTCCCTTTTCCTTTTGGAAATGAAACAAACCGGAGTTGTAACGTTCATCGGCACGGTGGAATATTTCGCAGAGGCGTGCATATACACGGTCGCCGTTCTGCAAGGCCATGAGGCGACCATACCTTTCAATGCCTCGATCCTCGCAGATGCGCAGGAAGATGATGCGGTCAATGATGCGCTGAATGGCAAAGTTCAGGTCATGCTGGGTCAAGTCTGGATTGCGCAGCGCCAGGTTGCGGGCAAGCACGTCACGCCAGGATTCGATTTCTTTTAGAAATGCAGTATCAACCTCAGCGGTGCCTTTTTTGGCCTTGCCCGTTTCGGCATATTTATCAAAAGCGCCCTTGAGTACCGCATCGCGTGAGAAGATGGATGCGATCTCATCCCAGCGCTGTGCATACTCGGTGTAGTTCAGGTAGAGGATGCGGGCAGTAGAAGGTTTGTCAGTCTTGTCCGGTTTTACCCGGCAGTCGTATACGACGAACTCCTCAAAATCAGTAAGGATACTGAGCGGGAGCTTGGCAGACCATGCGTATCGGCGCAATTGAAATGCGGGGTCGACATCCTCTT contains:
- a CDS encoding nucleotidyltransferase domain-containing protein; the encoded protein is MKEEIITRLNNVENEECVKILYACESGSRAWGFPSTNSDFDVRFLYLHPKNWYLSIDLEQKRDVIERPINDQIDLSGWDLRKALRLFRKSNPPLIEWLGSPIVYWEKYSTVTQMSQLVETYYSPKTCMYHYLHMARGNYREYLRGEQVWIKKYFYVLRPILAINWLERGWGVVPTEFRVMVNQLFNSGELKQEIEKLIKSKEQGEELDYGPRIPVISNFIDREIERFEGKQFTDDTDQRSTDQLNGLFISALDEVWS
- a CDS encoding PDDEXK nuclease domain-containing protein; its protein translation is MIKKNEYSAFLGRLKREISFARQKAYQAVNKQLTELYLLIGRGMHEKIEVSKWGEGIVETLAKDLQKAFPDMKGFSKENLWRMKKLYETYKGYPKLSPLVTELSWTHNLLILFQTQSIEEKEFYLKTCLKERWSRRELERQINSSLYERFMLSKKADKLIPHTKEKGFLAHFKDEYVFDFLGLKDDFVEKDLRKAILGNLKQFFLEFGKYFTFVGEEQKLTVGNEDYKVDLLFYHRLLRCLVAVELKIGRFKPGYERRNNNQIKQC
- a CDS encoding Eco57I restriction-modification methylase domain-containing protein; protein product: MTVPQEILGLIGRFDNNREAYRSGTYNETQLRREFVDPFFKILGWDVNNEKGYAEAYKDVIHEDSIKVGGMTKAPDYCFRTGGVRKFFVETKKPAVNLKEDVDPAFQLRRYAWSAKLPLSILTDFEEFVVYDCRVKPDKTDKPSTARILYLNYTEYAQRWDEIASIFSRDAVLKGAFDKYAETGKAKKGTAEVDTAFLKEIESWRDVLARNLALRNPDLTQHDLNFAIQRIIDRIIFLRICEDRGIERYGRLMALQNGDRVYARLCEIFHRADERYNSGLFHFQKEKGRSEFPDTLTPSLTIDDGVLKDIIKNLYYPDSPYEFSVLSADILGQVYEQFLGKVIRLTAGHRAVVEDKPEVKKAGGVYYTPIYIVDYIVKNTVGRLVPPFTSPENRGKNISLPVCGKGQGGVVSPAYGKTRGDLPTPKSPPGRGFSIPLLRGARGVFKNPKQVSNLKILDPACGSGSFLLGAYKYLLDWHCDWYVADGPEKWSTGRSPTLYQGMGGDWRLTTAERKRILLNNIYGVDIDLQAVEVTKLSLLLKVLEGESEQTIVRQLKLFHERALPDLGNNIKCGNSLIGTDFYNTSPPPLSPSRRGIQGEASDEERYRINPFDWETEFPEIMENGGFDVVIGNPPYVRQEGLGDLKEYLRCKYTVYHGMADLYAYFIEKGVSLLRDKGIFGYIVANKWMRANYGEPLRKWLKRQCIEQIVDFGDLPVFQQATTYPCILVIGKGKPSSAFTAVKVKTLEFESLEDYVKENRHSVKLSILDDTGWSLADERSAALLNKLKKAGIPLKEYVKGKIYRGVLTGLNEAFVIDAETRNRLISEDPKSREIIKPFLIGRDVKRYCIEDEGRYLILIPKGWTGQKSSSFADAWKWFKQNYPSIATHLLPFKEKAEKRYDKGEYWWELRACDYYAEFEKPKIIIPTIVQSASYTVDNSGFYSNDKTSIIATDDLYLLGILNSRVADFVMHSISSTKQGGYFEYKPMYFSQIPIHTINSSNPSDKSYHGHMVALVRQMLELHKQLVSSKTNHDKTVIQRQIDVTDRLIDQLVYESYGLTEDEIVIVEKGNL